The following DNA comes from Winogradskyella sp. PG-2.
AATTAGTTGTTAATCCACCAGATATTTTTATTACAGGCCATTCACACATTCTTAAAGTTATGCCTGATAAAAAACTAAACTTACTACATATGAATCCTGGTGCTGTTGGTAAACACGGGTTCCATAAAACCAGAACCATGTTACGCTTTATAATTGATGGTAAACAAATAAATGACTTAGAAGTTATTGAATTTGAGAAACGATAAAAAATGAAAAACCCAGACGGCAGCGTCTGGGTTTTTCGCACTAATACTACTAAGATTTTAGGTTCATCGTAATCGATCTACAGATTTTACAAGATCTTCATCCTTTTTAATAGCCTTGTTAGCCAAGACTAAACACACAATAGAAAAAATAGGAAGAAGAATCCCAATACCTTTCTCAGAAACGTTAGTTTCTCCAGATATATTTAGAGATTGATAAACAAAGATTCCTAGTAAAATAAAGTTTAATATGATATTAAGTCGTCCCATTACAAATTGAGACTTCCTGTTTTTAAACATAAATATTGAAATTAAAGATAGCAATGCAGAACCTAAAAACAGTCCTAAATACAAGTAATCATCTAAAACAAATACTTTACTACCTGCATTGTTAGTCCACAAATGAAACACAAAAATTAAACCTGCCGAAATTCCAGCAGATAAGATTAGATAAAGTGTTTGTATGCGTTGAATCATATCTTTAATTAAAAAAGCCTTGCAAAATTAGTAGTTTATTTTTTAAAAAGATAGAATTTGTTTTAAAATAAAGTTGTATAATTGCAATAGAAAGTAGTAACATACTGAGTAACATCTTTCTAATCTTCCAAATTAATTTCACTTTTTTTCTTTTTATTTCATTTAGAAAACATTGAATTAATAATATCAAAATTATAATACATTATACACATACGAATGTTTGAAATTTCACAGTTAAAAGCTAAGAAGCTTCCTGAATTACAGGAACTAGCAAAAGAACTAAAGGTACCAAAATACCGTTCACTAAAAAAATTAGACTTGGTTTATCAAATCTTAGATTACCAAGCTGCTAATCCTGATGCTGTTAAAGCTAAGGTTGAAACTGAAACTAAGCCTCAACCAAAACAGAACAAACCACAACAAAAACGTGCAAGGGTACAGAAACCTAAGCCTGCTGAGGATAATAAAGATCAAAAAACTATAGAGTTTTCTGATAAAAAAGAAGAACCTAAACCTCAGGAGCGCAGGCAAAATAATGATAAGTCTAATAACGATAGACAAAATCATAAAAAACAAGATCATAAGTCTAACAATGATCGAAAAGACGATAATCGTCGTTCTAACAATAATCAAAATAACGATAAAAGGCATAATCAAAATCGTTCTAAAGACAATAATAGAGGTAATAACAATAATCAAAAGAATAACGGTAATAAGGATAACAGAAACCGTTACCGCGAACCAGATTTTGAATTTGATGCTATTATTGAAAGTGAAGGTGTTTTAGACATCATGCAAGATGGTTATGGGTTTTTAAGATCTTCTGATTATAATTACCTAACATCTCCTGATGATATATACGTATCGCAATCACAAATACGTTTATTTGGTTTAAAAACTGGTGATACAGTTCTTGGACATGTAAGACCACCTAAAGAAGGTGAAAAATATTTCCCTTTAATTAAGGTAAGTAAAATTAATGGTCAAAATCCAAATGTAGTCAGAGACCGTGTAGCTTTTGAACACTTAACCCCATTATTTCCTCAAGAGAAGTTCAATTTAGCAGAAAAACAAGCCACGATTTCTACTCGTATTATGGATTTGTTTTCACCTATTGGAAAAGGACAACGTGGTATGATTGTATCTCAACCAAAAACAGGTAAAACCATGTTACTTAAAGATGTGGCCAATGCTATTGCTGCAAATCATCCTGAAGTATACCAAATGATATTGTTAATTGATGAACGTCCTGAGGAGGTAACTGACATGCAACGAAATGTGCGTGGTGAAGTTATCGCTTCTACTTTCGATAAGGAAGCGCATGAGCATGTAAAGATTGCAAATATTGTTTTAGAAAAAGCAAAGCGTTTAGTAGAATGTGGACATGATGTAGTCATTCTTTTAGATTCGATAACACGTTTAGCTAGAGCATATAACACTGTGCAACCAGCTTCTGGTAAGATTCTTTCTGGTGGTGTAGATGCTAATGCACTTCACAAGCCAAAACGTTTCTTTGGTGCTGCACGTAATATTGAAAATGGCGGTTCTTTAACTATAATTGCAACAGCACTTACAGAGACAGGTTCTAAAATGGATGAAGTCATCTTTGAAGAATTTAAAGGAACTGGTAATATGGAGCTTCAGTTAGATCGTAAGATTTCTAACCGTCGTATTTTCCCCGCAATTGACCTAACATCATCGAGTACAAGACGTGATGATATTTTATTAGATGCTAATACAATTCAAAGGATGTGGGTAATGCGTAAATATCTTGCAGACATGAATCCGGTTGAAGCAATGGAATTTATTAACGACCGATTTAAACAAACGAGAAACAATGAAGAATTTCTTATTTCCATGAATGGATAAGGACTTTTTGACTAAATAAAAACAAAAGCCTTGAATTAAAAATTCAAGGCTTTTTTGTGTATCGATAGTAAAAGTATTTGAAATAAAAAAAGTCTTTCCATTTTGGAAAGACTTTTTTATTATCTTAGTAATTACTACAATTATAATGCAGCAACATGTTTAGTTAACTGTGATTTTAAATTACCAGCTTTGTTCGAATGAATAACATTTTTCTTTGCTAATTTATCAATCATACCAATTACAGAAGGTAACATTTTTTGTGCTTCTTTACTATCAGTAATTTCACGTAATTTCTTAATAGCATTACGAGTTGTTTTATGCTGATATCTGTTAAGTACACGTCTTTTTTCGTTACTTCTAATTCTTTTTAAAGCTGACTTATGATTTGCCATTATATTCTTCTTATTAAAATTGTAGCCCGTAGGGGAATCGAACCCCTCTTACATGGATGAAAACCATGCGTCCTAGCCGATAGACGAACGGGCCATTTGGTTATTTTACTAATTAAATGTACCTACAATGTTTCCATTGCGGATGCAAAAATACAACTATTTTTAAATGTTGCAACTACTAAGATATATTTTTTGAAAAAAATTTAGTAAGCCTTTGCAAAAAGAACACGTTGTGATGATAGGTTTCCGCTGTAAACGCATTTTCCTTCATCTAACGGATTATTCATTGGAATACATCTGATTGTAGCTTTAGTCAATTCTTTTATCTTCTGTTCAGTCTCTGCCGTACCATCCCAATGTGCAGATACAAAGCCTGTTTTAGTTTCTAACACATTTTTAAAGTCTTCAAAATTATCAACCTCTGTGATATGGGCATCTCTATAATTTAAAGCCTTAGCAAATAGCTCATCTTGAATTTGACTTAACAAATCTTTTATGATATTTGAAACATCGGAAATCTCAACAATAGATTTAGTCAAGGTATCTCTTCTTGCTAATTCAACAGTTTTATTTTCTAAATCCTTAGGACCTATTGCAATTCGCAATGGTACACCTTGCAGTTCATGTTGTGCAAATTTTGCACCTGGTCTATGGGTAGTTCTTTTATCAAACTTACACGAAATACCTAATGCTTTTAACTCCTTTATAATAGATTCTGCTTTTTCGGAAATAGCATCAAATTGTTCATCGTTCTTATATATTGGAACTATCACAACTTGGAATGGTGACAAATTTGGTGGTAATACTAAACCTTTATCATCACTATGCGTCATAATCAAAGCACCCATTAACCTCGTAGAAACTCCCCAAGATGTTGCCCAAACATAATCTTGTTTCCCTTCATTATTAGTGAATTTTACATCAAAAGCTTTTGCGAAATTTTGACCTAAAAAATGTGAAGTTCCAGCTTGTAAAGCTTTTCCATCTTGCATTAAAGCTTCAATACAGAAGGTTTCTTCAGCGCCAGCAAAACGTTCACTTTCAGTTTTAACACCTTTAATAACTGGAATAGCCATAAAGTTTTCTGCAAATTCTGCATAAACATTATTCATAAGCTCTGCTTCCTCTATGGCTTCATTCTTTGTAGCATGTGCTGTATGTCCCTCTTGCCATAAAAATTCTGCTGTACGTAAAAATAAACGTGTACGCATTTCCCAACGCACAACATTTGCCCATTGATTTATTAAAATTGGTAAGTCTCTATAACTTTGAATCCAACCTTTGTAAGTATTCCATATAATAGCTTCACTTGTTGGTCTTACCACAAGCTCTTCCTCTAATCTAGCTTCTGGATCAACTCTAAGTTTACCTTCATTATCAGGATCATTTTGTAATCTATAATGTGTAACAACAGCACATTCTTTCGCAAAACCTTCAGCATTTTTCTCTTCTGCTTCAAACAAGCTTTTTGGAACAAATAATGGGAAGTAAGCATTTTGATGTCCTGTTTCTTTAAACATCCTATCTAATTCAGCTTGCATTTTTTCCCATATAGCGTAGCCATAAGGTTTAATCACCATACATCCTCTAACCGCTGAGTTTTCAGCTAAATCAGCTTTTACAACCAATTCATTGTACCATTTTGAATAATCTTCAGCTCTACTCGTAAGATTTTTACTCATTTTTAGTGTTTTGGCACAGATATTGTGCTTTTGTTAAATAAAAAAATAGTTCAGCAAAACTAACTATTTTTGCATTGTTCAACAATAAAATAAAAGAGATATGCAATTTAAAACTATTACTAAACAAAAATTGCCATTTTTTGTTGCACTCGGTTTAATGGCCGTGTTAACTTCATGTGGATCATTTCAATATGCAGGATACGACAACGATGGTATTTATGCCTCAGATGATAATAACACCGAGGTTGAACAAGACGTTGTAACGACATCTACTAGTGACTCTAATTATTATAAAAATTATTTCGCTGAAAATTCTGCCGAATTAAATGCAATACAAGATGAGAGTGAGATATTTACAGATATAGATTCTTATGAAGGTAATTATGTTGAACAAGCACAAGACACTTTAGAACAAAGAGCTTCTTATGGAGGTTGGGGACAAAACAGCACTGTTACAATAAATGTAATTGATAACGGCTGGTACGGATTTAATGATCCATGGTTATGGAATGGTGGTTTCGGAGTTGCCTCTTTTGGATGGGGACGTCCTTGGGGTTGGAATCGATGGGGTTGGAATAACTGGGGCTGGAACTCTGCATGGAGATGGAACTCAGGTTGGGGATATGGCTGGAATAACTGGGGTTGGAACAATGGATTTGGATGGGGCGGATGGAACGCTTGGTGTCCACCAGGATATAATAATTGGGGTTGGAATAACGGTTATTATAGAAACTCAAGCAGAATTGCTTATGCTAATAGCAGAAGAGGATCAATATTTAATAACAACAATAGTTTAAACCGAAGAGTAAGAAGTAATTCAGCACTTTCTAGACGATACTACTCGACCAGTAGACTTTCAAATGCTGCTAGATCTACTAGAAGTGTAAGAACCAGATCTAATTCACCTTCTAGAAGTATTGGTAATACAAGGAGTACGAGATCAGTTAGAACTTATACTCCGACAAGAACAACACGCTCTAGTACTCCTAGAGCCACTAGACCTACAACGACGAGATCAGTAAGAACAAGATCTAACACACCTACAAGGTCTACAAGAGCAAGTTCTCCAACGAGGTCTTCTGGTGTAAGGTCAACAAGAAGTTCAAGATCTTCTTCTGGAAGTGTGAGATCTTCTTCACGAAGTTCAAGTTCAAGGTCTTCTAGCTCTGTTAGATCATCAAGTAGTTCTAGATCATCTAGTTCATCTAGATCTTCTTCAAGTGGTAGACGAGGTAGAGGATAAACTTTAGTTGAATTTCAAATTTTAAAAAAATTACTTATGAAAAAAATACTTATGCTTTGCATAGGCTTAATAAGCACGTCCCAATTCTTTGCTCAAGATGTAACAGATGCCGTACGATATTCTCAGGATGAAATTCAAGGTACGGCTCGCTTTAGAGCAATGAGCGGTGCTTTTGGAGCCTTAGGTGGTGATATGTCATCTATTAATATTAATCCGGCTGGTTCAGCTATTTTTAATAATAGTCATGCTTCTATATCTCTAGGTCTTTTCGATAAAAATAATGATGTGACTTATAATACAAACAATGCGACAAACTCTTTTTCAAATTCTAATGTAGATTTAAATCAATTAGGAGCCGCTTTTGTATTTCGAAATACAAACATTGATTCTCCTTGGAAAAAATTTACTCTAGGAATTACTTATGATCGTTCTTCAGATTTTAATGATGAGTGGGTTGCAAGTGGAACAAATACAAATTCAATAGACAGCTATTTTCTTTCTTTTACGAATAATTCAGATATTCCTTTTGGAATTTTAAAATTGCAACAGAATGAATTTATAGAAGAAGCTTATGCTGACATTGGAACACTTAATAATGGGTATGATATACAACAAGCATTTTTGGGATATTGGTCTGGCATTATAGATCCGATGAATTTAGATGATAATACTAATGATGATGAAACTAATTATGTTTCAAACATTGCCCCTGGAAATTTTAACCAAGATTATCTATATTCATCAACCGGTTATAATGGTAAATTAGCATTTAATTTTGCTACTGAGTATGATGAGAAAATCTTTTTTGGATTAAATCTGAACGCGCACTTTATTAATTACGAAAAGTTTACAAGGTTTAATGAAACCAATTCTAATACTGGATCTGTAGTTGAAAATCTTGCTTTCGAAAATTTATTGACTACAAACGGTAGCGGTTTTTCATTTCAATTGGGTACAATTGTTAAATTAACTAAGCAATTGAGAGCTGGTGTATCTTATAACTCACCGACGTGGTATAGAGTAAATGAGGAATTAATACAAGGTATCAGCTCTAACAATGCTGATCCAGAAATTAACTTTATAAGTGATGTAATAAATATATATCCAGAATATAAATTGCAAACACCTGGAAAAATTACTGGAAGCTTAGCTTATGTATTTGGCAAGAAAGGTTTATTGAGTTTTGATTATTCAGTTAAAGACTACACTGATGCTAAATTTAGACCTACTACTGATGCCATATTTTCTAGTTTAAATAATGAACTTAGTAATGTCTTAACGACGGCATCGACCTATAAATTTGGTGGCGAATATCGTCATAAACAATTTAGTTTTAGAGGTGGTTATCGTTTTGAAGAAAGTCCATATAAAGATGATACTTTTTATGGTGACTTAACTGGTTATTCACTTGGTTTAGGTTATAGCTTTGGAGATTTTAATCTTGATATAGCATATAGCCAAGCTGAGCGCGATACTAATTATCAGTTATTTTCTTCAGGATTAACAGATACTGCGCTAATTCAGTCAAAGTTTACTGATGTTATTTTAACATTAGGATTTAGAATTTAATACTCGACTAAGAATAAAAAGAAAGCCTTAACAAATGATGTTAAGGCTTTCTTTTTTATAGAATAATGTGAACTATCGTTTCAGGGTAAAATGGGCTTTAAATTCTTTTTGGTTACCATTAATAGGTTCGTTATAAATAACTGTAAACCAGTAATCACTTGTTGGCATTAAACTACCATTAAATGTTCCATCCCAACCCGATCCTGTCGGACTGAGTTGTTTCAGTAATTTTCCATAACGGTCAAATATATAAATTTTTGCACTACTTCCAATACCTTCTATATTCCAAGTATCATGGTTTCCATCTCCATTTGGTGTAAAGTATAATGGATAATCTATTACTTGTACTTCTACACTGACTAATCCACAACCAATCTTATCGCGTGCTGTGATTATACGTATCCCTGAGGATACATTGGTAAACACACCACTATCTTGCCATGGACCATTATCTAAACTGTATTCATAATCACCGATTCCAGTAGCAACTGCTTCTATAACGTTATTATCACCAAATAGTTGTGTTACCACTTCTGCTGTTAAACTTGGTGGTGCACTTTCTATCACTTCTGTGCTATCCATATTAACACAACTTGTAACACTCGATGTACTTATATCTGTAACGATAACACTATATGTTCCACCTTGGGTTGGCGCTAAACTAGATCCTGTTTCTGTTGGAAGGATAGCCCCATTGTAACTCCATTCAAAACTATAATCCGTTTCTGATAAGCCTGTGTCTAATACTGGACTACTTAATACTTCTGTACCATTGGTATCAATACATAAGATATAACTGTCTTCTAAATCAAATTCTGGTAATGGATTTACCTGTAAGGTTAACTCGGCTACTTCAAAACAAATTGATCCATCAACTTGGTTATCAAACACTCCATCATTGGTAATATCTACTGGGTCTCCTTGTCCGTCTCCATCTACATCTACAAAATCTATAAAACCATCAGCATTGGTGTCTATAGCATCTGAGATACCGTCTCCATCGACATCAATCAAATCAAACACCCCATCTGCATCTGCATCATAAGTATCTATAGTGCCATCCCCATCTAAATCTAAGCCTGTTGCCAGACCTGCTAAATCTAAGTTAATCGAGATCA
Coding sequences within:
- a CDS encoding DUF4293 domain-containing protein, producing the protein MIQRIQTLYLILSAGISAGLIFVFHLWTNNAGSKVFVLDDYLYLGLFLGSALLSLISIFMFKNRKSQFVMGRLNIILNFILLGIFVYQSLNISGETNVSEKGIGILLPIFSIVCLVLANKAIKKDEDLVKSVDRLR
- the rho gene encoding transcription termination factor Rho; translation: MFEISQLKAKKLPELQELAKELKVPKYRSLKKLDLVYQILDYQAANPDAVKAKVETETKPQPKQNKPQQKRARVQKPKPAEDNKDQKTIEFSDKKEEPKPQERRQNNDKSNNDRQNHKKQDHKSNNDRKDDNRRSNNNQNNDKRHNQNRSKDNNRGNNNNQKNNGNKDNRNRYREPDFEFDAIIESEGVLDIMQDGYGFLRSSDYNYLTSPDDIYVSQSQIRLFGLKTGDTVLGHVRPPKEGEKYFPLIKVSKINGQNPNVVRDRVAFEHLTPLFPQEKFNLAEKQATISTRIMDLFSPIGKGQRGMIVSQPKTGKTMLLKDVANAIAANHPEVYQMILLIDERPEEVTDMQRNVRGEVIASTFDKEAHEHVKIANIVLEKAKRLVECGHDVVILLDSITRLARAYNTVQPASGKILSGGVDANALHKPKRFFGAARNIENGGSLTIIATALTETGSKMDEVIFEEFKGTGNMELQLDRKISNRRIFPAIDLTSSSTRRDDILLDANTIQRMWVMRKYLADMNPVEAMEFINDRFKQTRNNEEFLISMNG
- the rpsT gene encoding 30S ribosomal protein S20 produces the protein MANHKSALKRIRSNEKRRVLNRYQHKTTRNAIKKLREITDSKEAQKMLPSVIGMIDKLAKKNVIHSNKAGNLKSQLTKHVAAL
- the proS gene encoding proline--tRNA ligase; translation: MSKNLTSRAEDYSKWYNELVVKADLAENSAVRGCMVIKPYGYAIWEKMQAELDRMFKETGHQNAYFPLFVPKSLFEAEEKNAEGFAKECAVVTHYRLQNDPDNEGKLRVDPEARLEEELVVRPTSEAIIWNTYKGWIQSYRDLPILINQWANVVRWEMRTRLFLRTAEFLWQEGHTAHATKNEAIEEAELMNNVYAEFAENFMAIPVIKGVKTESERFAGAEETFCIEALMQDGKALQAGTSHFLGQNFAKAFDVKFTNNEGKQDYVWATSWGVSTRLMGALIMTHSDDKGLVLPPNLSPFQVVIVPIYKNDEQFDAISEKAESIIKELKALGISCKFDKRTTHRPGAKFAQHELQGVPLRIAIGPKDLENKTVELARRDTLTKSIVEISDVSNIIKDLLSQIQDELFAKALNYRDAHITEVDNFEDFKNVLETKTGFVSAHWDGTAETEQKIKELTKATIRCIPMNNPLDEGKCVYSGNLSSQRVLFAKAY
- a CDS encoding OmpP1/FadL family transporter, which codes for MKKILMLCIGLISTSQFFAQDVTDAVRYSQDEIQGTARFRAMSGAFGALGGDMSSININPAGSAIFNNSHASISLGLFDKNNDVTYNTNNATNSFSNSNVDLNQLGAAFVFRNTNIDSPWKKFTLGITYDRSSDFNDEWVASGTNTNSIDSYFLSFTNNSDIPFGILKLQQNEFIEEAYADIGTLNNGYDIQQAFLGYWSGIIDPMNLDDNTNDDETNYVSNIAPGNFNQDYLYSSTGYNGKLAFNFATEYDEKIFFGLNLNAHFINYEKFTRFNETNSNTGSVVENLAFENLLTTNGSGFSFQLGTIVKLTKQLRAGVSYNSPTWYRVNEELIQGISSNNADPEINFISDVINIYPEYKLQTPGKITGSLAYVFGKKGLLSFDYSVKDYTDAKFRPTTDAIFSSLNNELSNVLTTASTYKFGGEYRHKQFSFRGGYRFEESPYKDDTFYGDLTGYSLGLGYSFGDFNLDIAYSQAERDTNYQLFSSGLTDTALIQSKFTDVILTLGFRI